The following coding sequences lie in one Apium graveolens cultivar Ventura chromosome 1, ASM990537v1, whole genome shotgun sequence genomic window:
- the LOC141714219 gene encoding uncharacterized protein LOC141714219 encodes MEINLASKRKLGFVNGTITKPQDDDTKAEMWEACNNMVIAWIKGNVSSTIRQSIMFMNNASEMWKNLEKRFTLTNGSCKYKLSKDLYEVRQHTASINEYYTTMKTLWEELDSMNLLPAILNPTDEIQIFLSKIEVQQEEARLF; translated from the coding sequence ATGGAAATAAACCTAGCCTCCAAACGCAAATTGGGTTTCGTGAATGGAACCATAACCAAGCCACAAGATGATGACACAAAGGCAGAAATGTGGGAAGCTTGTAACAACATGGTTATTGCTTGGATAAAAGGTAATGTTTCTTCAACTATTCGTCAATCTATAATGTTTATGAATAATGCATCTGAAATGTGGAAAAATTTGGAAAAGAGATTTACTTTGACAAATGGGTCGTGCAAATATAAGCTAAGCAAAGATCTTTATGAAGTTCGTCAACATACTGCCTCCATTAATGAATATTACACCACAATGAAAACATTGTGGGAAGAGCTTGACTCGATGAACCTTCTTCCTGCCATTCTTAACCCCACTGATGAAATACAAATCTTCTTGAGTAAAATAGAGGTGCAACAAGAGGAAGCTAGACTTTTTTAA